The following are encoded together in the Oscillatoria sp. FACHB-1407 genome:
- a CDS encoding winged helix-turn-helix transcriptional regulator: MVSKTNSDATQLNYLPQPALDRIANMNLFDTNCAGHQMLEHIANKWTVLIVYALTQGKKRYSELKQQIVGVSPKMLIQNLRNLERCGLIQREIYPTVPPRVDYSLTTLGESLVEPLAILGEWAYRHIPEVKAAMEQYDENPKENYWEPK; this comes from the coding sequence ATGGTGAGCAAAACGAATTCCGACGCGACCCAACTCAATTACTTGCCTCAGCCTGCGCTCGATCGCATCGCTAACATGAACCTGTTCGACACCAACTGTGCAGGGCATCAAATGCTCGAACATATCGCCAACAAGTGGACAGTGCTGATTGTGTATGCCCTGACGCAGGGGAAGAAGCGATATAGCGAACTCAAGCAGCAGATTGTTGGCGTATCTCCCAAGATGCTGATCCAGAATTTGCGTAACCTGGAACGATGTGGATTGATCCAACGGGAGATTTATCCTACCGTTCCGCCACGGGTTGATTACTCACTGACGACCTTAGGAGAATCTCTGGTAGAACCCTTAGCGATCTTGGGAGAGTGGGCATATCGCCATATTCCAGAAGTAAAAGCAGCAATGGAGCAGTATGACGAGAACCCGAAAGAGAATTACTGGGAACCCAAGTAA
- a CDS encoding response regulator, producing MKNNLRFTADLTQLLLVVEDSDEDFETLQRLLRRAPLAVPLHRCLNGDQALAFLTQTKTDLNSEGYLRPNMILLDLNLPGTDGREVLRQVKQDDDLKSIPVVVFTTSNNPKDINACYQYGVDKYIVKSIDFKQLKQDIQMLVDYWFKVTT from the coding sequence GTGAAAAATAACCTACGTTTTACCGCTGACTTGACTCAGCTACTCCTTGTGGTGGAGGACAGCGACGAAGATTTTGAAACCCTACAACGATTGCTACGACGTGCTCCACTGGCTGTTCCTCTTCACCGATGCCTCAATGGTGATCAGGCATTGGCATTTCTCACACAAACAAAAACGGATCTCAATTCAGAGGGGTATCTTCGTCCTAACATGATTTTACTTGACCTGAATCTGCCCGGAACGGACGGACGTGAGGTTCTTCGTCAAGTTAAACAAGATGACGATCTCAAAAGTATTCCGGTCGTTGTTTTTACAACCTCCAACAATCCAAAGGATATCAATGCTTGTTATCAGTATGGCGTGGATAAGTACATTGTCAAATCTATTGATTTCAAGCAACTCAAGCAAGATATCCAAATGCTTGTAGATTATTGGTTTAAAGTTACTACATGA
- a CDS encoding zinc-dependent alcohol dehydrogenase family protein: MQAQMINQFGSPAVFETVDVPVPQILPNHVLIRVMATSVNPVDYKIRQGAVPDIAPDFPAVLHGDVAGVVEAIGEGVTTFKPGDEVYACAGGVKGLGGALAEYMLADADRVAPKPKSLTMAEAAALPLVSITAWEGLIDRANVQPGQRVLIYGATGGVGHIGVQLAKWAGATVYALVSNEEKGAIAYKLGADFVINYRQQPIEEFVAEHTNGQGFDVVFDTVGNDNLQNAFKAAKLNGTVVSTVSLSQQDLTLLHAKGLTLHLVYMLIPLLYGVERLPLQGTAKQSRHGEILTQLAQLVDAGQVRPLLDSQVFRFSEVAAAHQRAESGQAIGKVVLQQE, encoded by the coding sequence ATGCAAGCCCAAATGATTAACCAGTTCGGTAGCCCTGCTGTTTTTGAAACGGTAGATGTTCCTGTTCCTCAAATCCTACCCAATCATGTGTTGATTCGGGTTATGGCAACCAGTGTGAATCCGGTGGATTACAAAATTCGCCAGGGCGCAGTGCCAGATATTGCCCCTGATTTTCCGGCTGTGTTGCATGGAGATGTTGCCGGAGTGGTGGAAGCCATTGGTGAGGGAGTGACCACGTTCAAACCGGGAGATGAAGTCTATGCCTGTGCAGGCGGTGTAAAAGGGTTGGGGGGCGCATTAGCGGAGTATATGCTGGCGGATGCAGATCGCGTAGCTCCCAAGCCCAAGTCGCTGACGATGGCAGAAGCCGCTGCGCTACCTCTGGTTTCAATTACTGCCTGGGAAGGGCTAATTGATCGCGCCAACGTTCAACCCGGACAACGAGTGCTGATCTATGGAGCAACCGGCGGTGTGGGGCATATCGGGGTACAACTGGCGAAGTGGGCAGGAGCGACAGTCTATGCCCTGGTATCGAATGAAGAGAAAGGAGCGATCGCCTATAAATTAGGAGCCGACTTCGTTATCAACTACCGCCAACAGCCGATTGAAGAGTTTGTAGCAGAACACACCAATGGGCAAGGATTTGATGTGGTGTTCGACACCGTGGGAAACGACAATCTGCAAAATGCATTCAAAGCCGCAAAGCTAAATGGAACAGTCGTCTCAACTGTTTCCCTATCTCAGCAAGATTTAACCCTGCTGCACGCGAAAGGGCTGACGCTGCATCTGGTCTATATGCTGATTCCACTGCTGTATGGGGTGGAGCGATTACCCCTTCAGGGAACTGCGAAGCAATCGCGCCATGGAGAGATTTTGACCCAACTGGCTCAGTTAGTCGATGCTGGACAGGTGCGACCGTTACTCGATAGTCAGGTGTTCAGATTTTCCGAAGTGGCAGCGGCACACCAACGGGCTGAGTCGGGGCAAGCGATCGGGAAAGTGGTGTTGCAGCAAGAATAA
- a CDS encoding PAS domain S-box protein, with the protein MVNKTCYTVLIVDDSPEDREVYRRYLNRDDRHTYEITETASVSSALALCDRSLPDLILLDYRLPDDDGLMFLQEWQVRYEKILAPVIMLTGQGDEQIAVETIRLGGQDYLTKGKLTTDSLCQKVHQVLEQVRLKQQISFQQEQQRLVNSVALRIRRSLQLDDVLQTTVDEVHQLLQCDRALIYKFAPDRSGTITHESVLPPWRACIETQIEDTCFKNNGTDKYTQGWIWAEPDVANAKLTDCHLQLLESFQVKANLVVPILLETGKRSNPDSNSNHQPLLWGLLAIHQCDRPRQWQKTEIDLVNQLAVQLAIAIQQAELYQNLQTLNSSLEKQVEQRTRALAASEQRFRGIFDNAFQFVGLLTPEGILLEANQTALDFAGLQRDDVINRPFWEMDWWAISSEIQTQLQQAIAQAAQGEFVRYEMDLIGKAGIITTVDFSLRPLCNEEGEVVLLIPEGRDISDRKRNESTLQLQAQILNQIHDAVISTTLDGTIQTWNSAAEKLYGYTAEEAIGQNVSILYLPEDLPQIATTVFQPLLTVGSHQVELRNQTKSGTQIDISLRLSVVYDDMKHPIRLIGCSNDISDRKQAAKALQESQTLLRSVIDNLPQAIFWKDRESRFLGCNQQMLLDAGFSSAEDIIGKTDFDLPWREEAPLFRADDRQVIESGQPKLNIEEPLTKVGNIHSWLKTNKLPLRSADGSIIGVLGSYEDITERKRIEHALQESERRYATLAATAPVGIYRTDADGNCLYVNDRWCELAGLTPEEAAGFGWIQGLHPDDREMISAEWYRCARTGEVFRLEYRFQRPDGITTWVYGQATQEKKSDGGVIGYIGTITDISDRKAVEQELQSLNQELEARVTQRTAELQESQQFIQSVTDSIPNVLYIYDLERNCNVYANQELTIALGYTPKEIHEMGATLFSNLMHPEDLEKFIFYLQDLKNLEGQEKRTIEYRLLNPKGEWRWYLSQDTSFRRGVDGQVQQVIGTAQDITARKQIEEQLYRSEAQLRTAQRIAGFGSWEFDVQTGVVTWSEEVFDIFGRNVEDGAYSYEELHAAIHPNDRDHHRSLTQQAIEYGHPYTVEFRFYRHGGDLRYVHARGEAILGSNGQPIQLLGTVLDITERKQSEEQLRHLSERLTIALQSGGFGSWEYDFVRSQQLWDDRMYELYGVTPDNFAGTLDAWLGYLHPDDRESMLNQIQEVLDNQSEYSAEFRIIHPTGAVHHLKAYGILQRNEQQEPVRMIGINYDITDFKLAEEQLRQINNRLTLTNAELHRATRLKDEFLANMSHELRTPLNAILGMAESLQDEILGVINPHQKDAISSIERSGQHLLELINDILDLAKVESGKLELQLCPVKINHLCISSLNFVRQQAFAKNIQITTELPSDLPAIILDELRIRQVLINLLSNAVKFTPNGGSIKLAVHQEQSQGQPLLCFQITDTGIGIALDDMCKLFQPFTQVDSQLNRKHMGTGLGLALVRRLVELHQGQITVASEVGRGSCFTVCLPYKTESSAFVTPAHDKQSFASATKEQDASLPSNQASNITSTYTPTKSLILLVEDNEANAATISNYLEGRGYQLLRASNGQEAITLATTQHPNLILMDVQMPDIDGLEAIARIRTYPQLAHTPIIAVTALAMTGDREKCLAAGANDYMTKPIKLKQLVNVIRGWLQ; encoded by the coding sequence ATGGTTAATAAGACCTGCTATACCGTTTTAATTGTGGATGACTCTCCCGAAGATCGGGAAGTGTATCGTCGCTACTTAAACCGTGATGATCGCCATACCTATGAAATCACAGAAACTGCCTCCGTTAGCAGTGCACTAGCTCTGTGCGATCGCTCCCTACCTGATTTAATTCTGCTAGACTATCGACTCCCCGATGATGATGGATTGATGTTTTTGCAAGAGTGGCAAGTCCGCTACGAAAAGATTCTTGCTCCAGTCATTATGTTGACGGGACAGGGAGATGAGCAAATTGCTGTAGAAACGATACGGTTAGGTGGTCAGGATTACCTCACAAAAGGAAAGCTAACCACAGATTCACTCTGCCAGAAAGTACATCAGGTTTTGGAGCAAGTCCGGCTAAAGCAGCAGATTTCATTCCAACAAGAACAGCAGCGATTGGTTAACAGTGTTGCTCTGCGTATTCGCCGATCGCTTCAGTTAGATGATGTGTTGCAAACGACAGTTGACGAAGTGCATCAATTATTGCAGTGCGATCGCGCGCTGATTTACAAGTTTGCACCGGATAGAAGTGGAACCATCACGCATGAGTCAGTTCTCCCGCCGTGGAGAGCCTGCATTGAAACGCAGATTGAAGATACCTGTTTCAAAAACAACGGAACAGACAAATATACTCAGGGTTGGATATGGGCAGAGCCAGATGTTGCTAATGCAAAGTTAACCGATTGTCATCTGCAACTATTAGAAAGCTTTCAGGTTAAAGCAAATTTAGTCGTTCCAATTTTGTTGGAAACAGGAAAACGCTCTAATCCTGACTCAAACTCTAATCATCAACCTTTACTGTGGGGATTGTTAGCCATTCATCAATGCGATCGCCCTCGTCAGTGGCAAAAAACTGAGATTGATTTAGTGAATCAACTGGCAGTGCAATTGGCGATAGCAATTCAACAGGCAGAACTCTATCAAAATCTCCAAACTCTCAACAGTTCTCTAGAGAAGCAAGTCGAACAACGTACTAGAGCATTGGCTGCTAGTGAGCAACGCTTTCGGGGTATTTTTGACAATGCGTTTCAGTTTGTTGGGTTACTGACACCAGAGGGCATATTGTTAGAGGCAAACCAGACTGCTTTAGATTTTGCAGGACTTCAGCGAGACGATGTCATTAATCGCCCTTTTTGGGAAATGGATTGGTGGGCAATCTCCTCAGAAATTCAAACGCAGTTACAACAAGCAATTGCCCAGGCAGCCCAGGGGGAATTTGTTCGCTATGAAATGGATCTCATAGGTAAAGCCGGAATCATTACGACGGTTGACTTTTCGTTGCGCCCTCTGTGTAATGAAGAGGGTGAAGTGGTTTTGCTCATTCCAGAAGGACGAGACATTAGCGATCGCAAACGAAACGAATCGACGTTACAGCTACAAGCGCAAATTCTCAATCAAATCCATGATGCTGTCATCTCAACTACCCTTGATGGAACGATTCAAACCTGGAACTCGGCAGCAGAAAAACTTTACGGGTACACGGCTGAGGAAGCGATTGGGCAAAATGTTAGTATCCTTTATCTTCCTGAAGATTTACCCCAGATAGCAACAACCGTTTTTCAACCTCTATTAACGGTTGGGAGCCATCAGGTTGAGTTACGGAACCAAACGAAATCAGGAACCCAAATTGATATCAGCTTGCGTCTTTCGGTTGTTTATGACGACATGAAACATCCAATTCGCTTGATTGGCTGCTCAAATGATATTAGCGATCGCAAGCAAGCAGCAAAAGCTCTTCAGGAGAGCCAAACACTGTTGAGGTCGGTTATCGACAACTTACCGCAAGCAATTTTTTGGAAAGATCGCGAGAGCCGTTTTCTGGGTTGCAATCAACAAATGTTATTGGATGCAGGGTTTTCTTCTGCTGAGGACATCATTGGTAAGACAGATTTTGATCTGCCCTGGCGAGAAGAGGCTCCGCTTTTCCGGGCAGACGATCGTCAGGTTATAGAGTCAGGTCAGCCCAAACTTAATATTGAAGAGCCGCTTACGAAGGTTGGTAACATTCACAGTTGGCTAAAAACGAATAAATTACCCCTCCGATCTGCTGATGGCAGCATCATTGGTGTTCTTGGTAGCTATGAAGATATTACAGAGCGCAAACGGATTGAACACGCCTTACAGGAAAGTGAACGCCGCTATGCAACCCTGGCTGCTACTGCCCCTGTTGGCATTTATCGCACCGATGCCGATGGTAATTGTTTATATGTCAATGATCGCTGGTGCGAGCTTGCCGGATTAACGCCTGAAGAAGCCGCAGGTTTTGGCTGGATTCAAGGACTCCACCCAGATGATCGAGAGATGATCTCAGCAGAGTGGTATCGTTGTGCCAGAACAGGTGAAGTGTTTCGCCTCGAATATCGCTTCCAACGACCGGATGGCATTACAACCTGGGTATATGGGCAAGCGACTCAAGAAAAAAAATCAGATGGAGGGGTGATAGGTTATATCGGCACCATCACAGATATTAGCGATCGCAAAGCCGTAGAACAAGAATTACAATCACTCAATCAGGAGTTAGAAGCTAGAGTCACACAGCGCACCGCAGAATTGCAGGAGAGCCAACAGTTTATTCAAAGTGTTACTGATAGTATTCCAAACGTTCTGTATATTTATGACTTAGAGAGAAATTGTAATGTGTATGCCAATCAAGAACTTACCATTGCTTTAGGCTACACTCCCAAAGAAATTCATGAGATGGGTGCTACTCTATTTTCTAATCTGATGCATCCTGAGGATCTAGAGAAATTTATTTTTTATCTACAAGATCTAAAAAATTTAGAAGGGCAGGAAAAACGAACGATTGAATATCGCCTCCTCAATCCCAAAGGAGAATGGCGATGGTATCTCAGTCAAGACACCTCATTTCGGCGAGGAGTAGATGGGCAAGTACAACAAGTCATTGGAACTGCTCAAGACATTACTGCTCGTAAACAAATAGAGGAACAGCTCTATCGTAGTGAAGCCCAGTTAAGAACGGCTCAACGGATCGCCGGATTTGGTAGTTGGGAATTTGATGTACAAACTGGAGTGGTCACTTGGTCAGAAGAAGTTTTTGACATTTTTGGACGCAATGTCGAGGATGGTGCTTACAGTTATGAAGAACTACATGCAGCAATTCACCCTAATGATCGAGATCATCACCGATCCTTGACTCAACAAGCGATCGAATACGGTCATCCCTATACAGTTGAATTTCGGTTCTATCGCCATGGTGGAGACTTACGTTACGTTCACGCACGTGGTGAGGCAATTTTGGGTTCAAATGGTCAGCCGATACAGTTGCTTGGTACGGTGCTTGATATTACCGAACGCAAGCAATCTGAAGAACAGTTGCGCCATCTCTCTGAACGATTGACAATCGCATTGCAATCCGGTGGTTTTGGTAGTTGGGAGTATGACTTTGTGCGATCGCAACAGCTCTGGGACGATCGAATGTATGAACTATATGGTGTTACCCCTGATAATTTTGCTGGGACATTAGATGCGTGGTTAGGTTATCTTCATCCTGACGATCGCGAGTCAATGTTAAATCAAATCCAAGAGGTTCTCGATAATCAGTCAGAATACAGTGCAGAGTTTCGGATCATCCATCCAACGGGAGCCGTTCATCACCTAAAAGCCTATGGCATTCTTCAGCGTAACGAACAACAAGAACCTGTTCGTATGATTGGCATAAACTACGATATTACAGATTTTAAACTGGCAGAAGAACAGCTACGCCAAATCAACAATCGCCTCACCCTTACAAATGCGGAACTTCATCGAGCAACTCGCTTAAAAGATGAATTTCTGGCGAATATGAGTCACGAATTGCGAACTCCTCTGAATGCCATTTTAGGAATGGCAGAGAGCTTACAGGATGAAATCTTAGGAGTAATCAACCCCCACCAAAAAGATGCCATCAGTAGTATTGAGCGCAGTGGTCAACATCTTCTAGAGTTAATCAATGACATTCTGGATTTAGCAAAAGTTGAATCTGGAAAATTAGAATTACAACTTTGTCCGGTTAAAATTAATCACCTGTGTATATCAAGCTTGAATTTTGTTCGACAACAAGCCTTTGCTAAAAATATTCAAATCACGACTGAACTACCGTCTGATTTACCAGCAATCATCTTAGACGAACTGCGGATTCGCCAGGTTCTCATCAATCTACTCAGTAATGCTGTAAAGTTCACACCTAACGGTGGCAGTATCAAACTGGCTGTACACCAGGAGCAATCTCAAGGACAGCCATTGCTCTGCTTTCAAATCACAGATACTGGAATTGGTATTGCTCTGGACGATATGTGTAAACTCTTTCAACCGTTTACTCAAGTTGATAGCCAGCTTAATCGCAAACACATGGGTACGGGTTTAGGGTTAGCCCTAGTGCGTCGATTGGTTGAGTTACATCAGGGACAGATTACCGTTGCTAGTGAAGTGGGCAGAGGTAGTTGCTTTACGGTTTGCTTACCGTATAAGACTGAATCCTCAGCGTTCGTAACACCAGCTCACGATAAGCAATCATTTGCCTCGGCAACTAAAGAACAAGATGCCAGTTTGCCTTCAAATCAAGCTTCAAATATCACCTCAACGTACACACCTACTAAGAGCTTGATCTTATTAGTAGAGGACAATGAGGCCAATGCAGCCACAATTTCTAATTATTTAGAGGGACGGGGATATCAATTGCTGCGAGCGAGCAATGGGCAGGAAGCAATTACTCTCGCTACGACACAACATCCCAATCTGATTCTGATGGATGTTCAAATGCCAGATATAGATGGATTAGAAGCAATTGCACGCATTCGTACCTATCCCCAACTGGCTCATACTCCTATTATTGCAGTTACCGCTTTAGCCATGACAGGCGATCGTGAAAAGTGTTTAGCCGCTGGTGCCAATGATTACATGACTAAGCCAATCAAACTAAAACAACTGGTTAATGTGATTCGAGGATGGCTGCAATGA